The Thermodesulforhabdaceae bacterium genome window below encodes:
- a CDS encoding PilN domain-containing protein — protein MIRLNLLRERKIEKPKTLMWQFWLYILVIILELAITGAVWKYQDQKIKKLDMEKSQLDAEIKVYEKYDKILKDLQAKLNDVKKRTEVISGLTRDRDNVVRLLALMTILLPEDSMWFEEVRFSGNVVTIIGFAKSNETLVEFMRSLEKSSFAPQEDINLVVSRAEEYFGNVLRKFELRFKYKNFSQVIASTKEKQEPKKP, from the coding sequence ATGATACGGCTAAACCTTCTTCGAGAAAGAAAAATCGAAAAGCCCAAAACCCTGATGTGGCAGTTTTGGCTTTATATACTAGTGATCATCTTGGAGCTTGCAATAACTGGAGCTGTGTGGAAGTATCAAGATCAAAAAATTAAAAAACTGGATATGGAAAAAAGCCAGCTTGATGCTGAGATAAAGGTGTATGAAAAATATGACAAAATCTTAAAGGATCTTCAGGCAAAGCTAAACGACGTAAAAAAGAGAACAGAAGTTATATCAGGTCTTACAAGAGATAGGGATAATGTTGTTAGACTTCTTGCACTTATGACAATTTTGCTCCCTGAAGATAGTATGTGGTTTGAAGAAGTTAGATTTTCAGGAAATGTGGTTACAATTATAGGATTTGCTAAAAGTAATGAGACCCTAGTAGAATTTATGAGAAGTTTGGAAAAGTCATCTTTTGCTCCTCAGGAAGATATAAATCTTGTCGTATCAAGGGCTGAAGAATACTTCGGTAATGTTTTACGTAAATTTGAATTAAGGTTCAAATATAAAAATTTTTCTCAAGTTATAGCTTCGACAAAGGAAAAACAAGAGCCAAAGAAACCTTGA
- the pilO gene encoding type 4a pilus biogenesis protein PilO encodes MKFKNDLAQKKEVIESYLKTLSNRKKIAILIGTVLIISGSFWYFIYQGNEKIIAQKTKEIEEARNRLDQLKRAEKMSKDLEKQLTEAEAKLQELLVFLPDIREIPSILENISGLGGRVGLKQLILFEPKGEELREYHAAILIHLTMLGDYNKVGMFFDELAHTQRVLKVRDFTMKRKGNGEVDVDCMVETYRYVEKPPEQPKGKKK; translated from the coding sequence ATGAAATTTAAAAATGACCTTGCTCAGAAAAAAGAAGTTATAGAATCTTATCTCAAAACTCTTTCTAATAGAAAAAAAATTGCGATTTTAATAGGAACTGTTTTGATTATATCTGGAAGTTTTTGGTATTTTATATACCAAGGCAATGAAAAAATAATTGCCCAGAAGACAAAAGAGATTGAAGAAGCAAGAAACCGTTTAGATCAATTGAAAAGAGCTGAAAAAATGTCCAAAGATTTAGAGAAGCAATTGACTGAAGCAGAAGCTAAGCTTCAGGAATTGCTTGTGTTTCTGCCTGATATTCGTGAAATTCCATCAATATTAGAGAATATTTCTGGTCTCGGAGGTCGAGTTGGCTTGAAGCAACTAATTCTCTTTGAACCTAAAGGCGAAGAGTTAAGAGAATATCACGCTGCCATTCTTATACATCTTACGATGTTAGGCGATTATAACAAGGTGGGAATGTTTTTTGATGAACTTGCTCACACTCAGAGAGTGCTAAAAGTCAGAGATTTTACAATGAAACGCAAAGGTAATGGAGAAGTTGATGTCGATTGTATGGTTGAGACCTACAGGTATGTAGAAAAACCACCTGAACAACCTAAAGGAAAGAAAAAATAG